In Erythrolamprus reginae isolate rEryReg1 chromosome 10, rEryReg1.hap1, whole genome shotgun sequence, one DNA window encodes the following:
- the MAP2K1 gene encoding dual specificity mitogen-activated protein kinase kinase 1, whose product MPKKKPGPIQLTPAPDGSAINGTSAAETNLEALQKKLEELELDEQQRKRLEAFLTQKQKVGELKDDDFEKISELGAGNGGVVFKVSHKPSGLIMARKLIHLEIKPAIRNQIIRELQVLHQCNSPYIVGFYGAFYSDGEISICMEHMDGGSLDQVLKKAGRIPEKILGKVSIAVIKGLTYLREKHKIMHRDVKPSNILVNSRGEIKLCDFGVSGQLIDSMANSFVGTRSYMSPERLQGTHYSVQSDIWSMGLSLVEMAIGRYPIPPPDAKELELMFGCPVGADYPVSETSPRQRTPGRPMSAYSSDSRPPMAIFELLDYIVNEPPPKLPSRVFSPEFQDFVNKCLIKNPAERTDLKQLMVHIFIKRSEAEEVDFAGWLCSTIGLNQPSTPTHVGGL is encoded by the exons GACCAATTTGGAAGCCCTGCAGAAAAAATTGGAGGAGTTGGAACTGGACGAACAGCAGCGGAAACGGCTGGAGGCCTTTTTAACCCAGAAGCAAAAAGTGGGAGAACTGAAGGACGATGACTTCGAGAAGATCAGCGAACTGGGCGCAGGCAATGGTGGCGTGGTTTTCAAAGTCTCACACAAGCCATCCGGACTCATCATGGCCAGGAAG TTGATTCATCTCGAGATCAAGCCGGCCATTCGCAACCAGATCATTCGTGAGCTCCAGGTCCTACACCAATGCAACTCTCCTTACATTGTGGGGTTTTATGGAGCCTTTTACAGCGACGGCGAGATCAGCATTTGCATGGAGCACATG GATGGCGGATCTTTGGATCAAGTCTTGAAGAAGGCTGGCAGAATTCCCGAGAAGATTCTTGGCAAAGTCAGCATTGCG GTCATAAAAGGTCTAACGTATTTGAGAGAAAAGCACAAGATCATGCACAGAG aTGTGAAGCCCTCAAATATCTTGGTCAACTCGAGAGGAGAAATCAAGCTTTGCGATTTTGGGGTCAGCGGCCAACTGATTGACTCCATGGCCAACTCTTTTGTGGGCACGCGATCATACATGTCG CCGGAGAGACTGCAGGGGACTCACTACTCGGTACAGTCGGACATCTGGAGCATGGGGCTCTCCCTGGTCGAGATGGCCATCGGCCGGTACCCCATCCCTCCACCCGATGCCAAGGAGCTGGAGCTGATGTTCGGCTGTCCGGTCGGGGCCGACTACCCTGTCTCAGAGACGTCTCCCCGCCAGAGAACACCAGGACGGCCCATGAGCG CCTACAGTTCAGACAGCCGACCACCTATGGCCATCTTTGAGCTCCTGGACTACATTGTCAATGAG CCCCCTCCAAAGCTGCCAAGCAGGGTCTTCAGTCCAGAATTCCAAGACTTTGTGAACAAATG CTTGATCAAGAATCCGGCGGAGAGAACAGATCTAAAACAGCTTATG GTCCACATTTTCATTAAAAGATCGGAAGCCGAGGAGGTGGACTTTGCAGGCTGGTTGTGCTCCACCATCGGCCTCAACCAACCCAGCACCCCAACCCACGTCGGCGGGCTCTGA